A genomic region of Sulfobacillus acidophilus DSM 10332 contains the following coding sequences:
- a CDS encoding Peptidoglycan glycosyltransferase (PFAM: Penicillin binding protein transpeptidase domain; Penicillin-binding Protein dimerisation domain~COGs: COG0768 Cell division protein FtsI/penicillin-binding protein 2~InterPro IPR005311:IPR001460~KEGG: tit:Thit_1697 peptidoglycan glycosyltransferase~PFAM: Penicillin-binding protein, transpeptidase; Penicillin-binding protein, dimerisation domain~PRIAM: Peptidoglycan glycosyltransferase~SPTR: Peptidoglycan glycosyltransferase) — protein MRPTKLTRWRNVWLAGFAAVAMAVIAIRLVLIQVSQAASLDQYEASFQLKRIVLPAARGEIIDRNGEVLAMDVPRYQVVAAPRYVTNPRLAARELARVLPFSRARLYSVLNDHSWYALLASSVSPATASAVNQLNLPGITTVPVTGRIYPDGTLASQVLGMVGVNDQGLAGIEYADNRILSGTPGYWTVRIDGYGQPLPQWQQAYTAPKAGDTVQLTIDANIEAVAQKWLKWGIQRAHASNGTVIIMNVHTGAILALANWPNFNPNHYQNATPLEMTDYAVEDPFPPGSIFKPVTAAAALALGLYTPNSLFYTRGYKIVDGVRINDWQPQGWGWITLTRGLEVSSDQVFMDVALKLGVSSLYHFVKLFGFDHPSNVGLPGDSNGLWIPANAVNAVDLATMGFGQGFAATAMQVIAADNAIANNGVMVQPHIVKAILNANGQVIHRTPVVVESRPISAAVAHEVQHMMVLEATQGTGVPAQVPGYIIAGKTGTAQKIVNGRTSNSQFVASYLGYGPMPHPRFIMLVAINHPVGSLFYGDQVSAPVWEKIATFLFHYWQIKPYATPDNGSAPGPVP, from the coding sequence GTGAGGCCCACTAAGCTGACCCGTTGGCGCAATGTTTGGCTGGCGGGCTTTGCCGCGGTAGCCATGGCCGTGATCGCCATTCGGCTGGTATTGATTCAAGTCAGTCAAGCGGCCTCGTTGGACCAGTATGAAGCGTCTTTTCAATTGAAACGGATTGTCTTACCGGCCGCCCGTGGCGAAATTATTGATCGCAACGGGGAGGTATTAGCCATGGATGTGCCGCGTTATCAGGTGGTGGCGGCGCCCCGTTACGTGACCAATCCGCGGCTGGCCGCCCGGGAGCTCGCGCGTGTATTGCCCTTCAGTCGTGCCCGGCTGTATTCCGTCTTAAACGACCATAGCTGGTATGCACTCTTGGCGAGCTCCGTATCGCCGGCTACGGCGTCGGCGGTCAATCAGCTCAATTTGCCGGGCATTACGACGGTTCCGGTCACCGGTCGGATCTATCCTGACGGCACGCTCGCTTCGCAAGTATTGGGCATGGTGGGGGTTAACGACCAAGGACTTGCGGGCATCGAGTATGCCGACAACCGCATCTTAAGCGGCACGCCTGGCTATTGGACGGTACGGATTGACGGTTATGGGCAGCCGTTGCCGCAGTGGCAACAAGCCTATACTGCACCCAAAGCGGGAGACACCGTACAGTTGACCATAGACGCCAATATTGAGGCGGTCGCTCAAAAGTGGCTTAAATGGGGCATTCAGCGTGCCCATGCGTCGAACGGGACCGTCATTATTATGAATGTCCATACCGGCGCGATTTTGGCGCTGGCCAATTGGCCCAACTTCAACCCCAACCATTATCAGAATGCCACCCCGTTGGAAATGACCGACTATGCGGTGGAAGACCCTTTTCCCCCGGGCTCCATTTTTAAGCCCGTGACGGCGGCTGCGGCCCTCGCGTTGGGGCTTTACACCCCGAACAGTCTTTTTTATACCCGCGGCTATAAGATCGTCGACGGGGTGCGAATTAACGACTGGCAACCGCAGGGATGGGGTTGGATTACGCTCACGCGGGGGCTGGAAGTGTCATCGGACCAAGTGTTTATGGATGTTGCCCTCAAATTGGGGGTCTCATCGCTGTACCATTTTGTGAAGCTCTTCGGCTTCGACCACCCGAGCAATGTGGGGCTGCCCGGTGATTCAAACGGGCTTTGGATCCCGGCCAACGCCGTCAACGCGGTTGATCTGGCCACAATGGGATTTGGCCAGGGATTCGCGGCCACCGCCATGCAGGTGATCGCGGCGGATAACGCGATCGCCAATAACGGGGTGATGGTTCAACCCCATATTGTGAAAGCCATTTTAAACGCCAACGGGCAGGTGATTCACCGCACGCCGGTGGTGGTCGAATCCCGGCCGATTTCGGCGGCGGTGGCCCATGAGGTCCAGCATATGATGGTGTTGGAAGCCACTCAAGGGACCGGGGTACCGGCTCAAGTCCCCGGGTATATCATCGCCGGCAAAACCGGTACGGCCCAAAAAATCGTGAACGGCCGCACCTCCAATTCCCAATTTGTCGCGTCTTATCTAGGTTACGGGCCGATGCCGCATCCCCGGTTTATTATGCTGGTGGCCATTAATCATCCGGTCGGGTCGTTATTCTACGGCGACCAGGTGTCGGCACCGGTTTGGGAAAAAATCGCCACCTTTTTGTTTCACTATTGGCAGATCAAACCCTATGCCACCCCGGATAACGGGTCGGCGCCGGGGCCGGTGCCATAA
- a CDS encoding UDP-N-acetylmuramoyl-tripeptide--D-alanyl-D-alanine ligase (PFAM: Mur ligase family, catalytic domain; Mur ligase family, glutamate ligase domain; Mur ligase middle domain~TIGRFAM: UDP-N-acetylmuramoyl-tripeptide--D-alanyl-D-alanine ligase~COGs: COG0770 UDP-N-acetylmuramyl pentapeptide synthase~InterPro IPR000713:IPR013221:IPR004101:IPR005863~KEGG: rrs:RoseRS_3781 UDP-N-acetylmuramoylalanyl-D-glutamyl-2,6-diaminopimelate- -D-alanyl-D-alanyl ligase~PFAM: Mur ligase, central; Mur ligase, N-terminal; Mur ligase, C-terminal~PRIAM:UDP-N-acetylmuramoyl-tripeptide--D-alanyl-D-a lanineligase~SPTR:UDP-N-acetylmuramoyl-tripeptide--D-alanyl-D-al anineligase;~TIGRFAM: UDP-N-acetylmuramoyl-tripeptide-D-alanyl-D-alanine ligase), whose amino-acid sequence MKSITVGDAVRWTGGQPQAVDTARSIARLIIDSRQAGPDALFFALPGTKTDGHQYVHQVWAAGGLAVVRHDWHPADGRSGPAIRVPDPLLAMGQMMRQALAEWGVTVVGVTGSVGKTSVKELTRQALSAVYAVDASVGNYNTAIGLPLSFFNGSAGITHFVAEMGMSAPGEIRYLTQIAPPRVAIITSIGPSHLERLGSMEAIQRAKGEILEGVRPDGLAVLNRSNAWVRALGERHRTTPVWWFGTDSDCEAQVLEARVEEQGTWFRIRVDREQVSLKLPWLGSHHGLNVAASLLTARFLGVDVQQAAHRLEQIEPTRSRIQMHEHQGWTLLEDVYNASPASMRAALDVLKTRTGRKIAVLGDMLELGTEEAAGHQEVGRYAAEVADWVIGIGPRSQLLVDACRSTGHSQCQWFADGESAAAWLADFLLPGDTVLLKASRGMQFEKLASWLVSGRGAS is encoded by the coding sequence ATGAAGAGCATCACAGTAGGAGACGCGGTTCGTTGGACCGGTGGCCAGCCGCAGGCGGTGGATACGGCCCGGTCGATTGCGCGTTTGATTATCGACAGTCGGCAGGCGGGGCCTGACGCGTTATTTTTTGCCTTGCCGGGCACGAAGACTGACGGTCACCAATATGTCCATCAGGTTTGGGCGGCAGGCGGCCTGGCGGTCGTGCGTCACGATTGGCATCCCGCGGACGGCCGGTCGGGTCCCGCGATTCGGGTTCCGGATCCCTTGCTCGCGATGGGGCAAATGATGCGCCAGGCCCTGGCCGAATGGGGGGTCACGGTTGTCGGGGTAACCGGGAGTGTCGGTAAAACCAGCGTCAAAGAGCTCACCCGGCAAGCACTCTCCGCCGTCTATGCGGTGGATGCCTCCGTCGGCAATTACAACACCGCCATTGGGTTGCCTTTGTCCTTTTTTAACGGATCGGCGGGCATTACGCATTTCGTGGCCGAAATGGGGATGAGTGCACCCGGCGAAATCCGTTATCTAACCCAAATTGCCCCCCCACGGGTGGCCATTATTACGTCAATCGGTCCGAGCCACCTGGAGCGCCTCGGAAGCATGGAGGCCATTCAACGGGCCAAAGGGGAAATTTTGGAAGGTGTGCGACCGGACGGACTGGCGGTGCTGAACCGGTCCAATGCCTGGGTCCGGGCGCTCGGGGAACGGCATCGCACGACCCCGGTGTGGTGGTTTGGGACCGACAGCGATTGTGAAGCTCAGGTACTTGAGGCACGGGTGGAAGAACAGGGGACGTGGTTTCGCATCCGGGTCGACCGGGAGCAGGTGAGCCTCAAATTACCTTGGCTCGGATCCCATCACGGGCTCAATGTGGCCGCCAGTTTGTTGACCGCCCGCTTTTTAGGGGTTGATGTACAGCAGGCGGCTCACCGACTCGAACAGATTGAACCGACTCGCTCCCGGATTCAAATGCATGAGCATCAAGGCTGGACCTTGCTGGAAGATGTGTATAACGCCAGTCCGGCGTCCATGCGTGCGGCGCTGGATGTGTTAAAAACCCGCACGGGCAGGAAAATTGCGGTTTTGGGGGATATGTTGGAATTGGGCACGGAGGAAGCCGCCGGCCATCAGGAGGTTGGCCGCTACGCGGCGGAGGTGGCCGACTGGGTGATTGGCATCGGACCCCGGTCGCAATTATTGGTCGACGCGTGTCGGTCGACCGGTCATAGCCAATGCCAGTGGTTTGCCGACGGGGAATCGGCCGCGGCCTGGTTGGCCGACTTCCTCTTGCCGGGGGATACCGTATTGTTAAAGGCGTCCCGGGGGATGCAATTCGAAAAATTGGCCAGCTGGTTGGTCTCCGGGAGGGGCGCATCGTGA
- a CDS encoding Protein mraZ (PFAM: MraZ protein~TIGRFAM: mraZ protein~COGs: COG2001 conserved hypothetical protein~HAMAP: MraZ~InterPro IPR003444:IPR020603~KEGG: bbe:BBR47_38460 protein MraZ~PFAM: MraZ domain~SPTR: Protein MraZ;~TIGRFAM: MraZ) produces the protein MFMGEYSHALDEKGRLIIPARLREELGSRFVMTKGLDGCLFLYPLSEWSKLEERLKSLPLTNANARAFARLFLAGAQDVEVDRQFRVTIPPRLREYAGVLKDIVLVGVSNRVELWAESRWAEYQAQAQSTYEEVAEKMVDFGF, from the coding sequence GTGTTCATGGGGGAATATTCTCATGCACTGGATGAGAAAGGCCGCCTGATCATCCCGGCTCGCCTGCGGGAGGAACTGGGTTCACGTTTCGTCATGACCAAAGGATTGGACGGATGCTTGTTCTTATATCCCCTCAGCGAATGGAGCAAATTGGAAGAGCGTTTAAAATCTTTGCCGCTAACCAACGCAAACGCACGCGCCTTTGCTCGGCTATTTTTGGCAGGGGCTCAAGACGTGGAAGTGGATCGGCAATTTCGGGTGACGATCCCGCCTCGGCTACGGGAGTACGCTGGTGTTTTAAAGGACATTGTGTTGGTCGGCGTCTCCAACCGGGTTGAATTATGGGCCGAGTCACGATGGGCCGAATATCAGGCTCAGGCGCAGTCAACCTATGAAGAGGTGGCCGAAAAAATGGTGGACTTTGGGTTTTAA
- a CDS encoding Ribosomal RNA small subunit methyltransferase H (PFAM: MraW methylase family~TIGRFAM: S-adenosyl-methyltransferase MraW~COGs: COG0275 S-adenosylmethionine-dependent methyltransferase involved in cell envelope biogenesis~HAMAP: S-adenosyl-L-methionine-dependent methyltransferase, MraW~InterPro IPR002903~KEGG: tmr:Tmar_0862 S-adenosyl-methyltransferase MraW~PFAM: S-adenosyl-L-methionine-dependent methyltransferase, MraW~SPTR: S-adenosyl-methyltransferase MraW;~TIGRFAM: S-adenosyl-L-methionine-dependent methyltransferase, MraW): MEFQHVSVMPNEVMNYWVSDPQGLYLDVTLGGAGHSRRLLEAFSAVRLVGIDQDPQALAAAAQVLAPYQHRVRLVRGNFREVARLLPDEKFHGALFDLGVSSPQFDRPDRGFSYQHAEAPLDMRMDPDSPVTAMDLINTRSASEIKDALWQYGEERWAGRIADFIVAARRRQPIRTSGELVEIIKAAIPAGARREGGHPARRTFQALRIWVNDELGALVEGIKGAWSLLVPGGRLVVISFHSLEDRLVKHQFRQWHHEQVGQVLTKHPVTATPEEVEANPRARSAKLRAITKT; encoded by the coding sequence GTGGAATTTCAGCATGTCAGCGTCATGCCCAATGAAGTGATGAATTATTGGGTGAGTGACCCGCAAGGACTCTATCTGGATGTGACCCTCGGGGGTGCCGGCCATTCCCGTCGTTTGCTGGAGGCGTTTTCCGCCGTCCGGTTGGTGGGTATCGACCAAGATCCCCAGGCTTTGGCGGCGGCCGCCCAGGTGTTAGCGCCATACCAACATCGCGTGCGGTTAGTTCGCGGCAATTTTCGTGAGGTAGCCCGTTTATTACCGGATGAAAAGTTTCACGGCGCCTTATTTGATTTGGGCGTCTCGTCTCCGCAGTTTGACCGGCCGGACCGGGGATTTTCGTACCAGCACGCGGAGGCACCGCTCGATATGCGGATGGATCCCGATAGTCCCGTCACGGCGATGGATTTAATCAATACCCGATCGGCCTCGGAGATTAAGGACGCGCTGTGGCAATACGGCGAGGAACGATGGGCCGGTCGGATTGCCGATTTTATCGTGGCGGCCCGCCGACGACAGCCGATTCGGACCAGTGGCGAGTTGGTCGAGATCATTAAAGCCGCGATTCCGGCGGGGGCTCGGCGGGAAGGGGGTCATCCGGCCCGGAGAACCTTTCAAGCGTTACGGATCTGGGTCAATGACGAATTAGGGGCTTTGGTCGAAGGGATAAAAGGGGCATGGAGTTTATTGGTTCCCGGGGGCCGCTTGGTCGTGATTAGCTTTCATTCGCTGGAGGATCGCCTTGTCAAACATCAGTTCCGGCAATGGCATCACGAGCAGGTCGGCCAGGTGTTGACCAAACATCCCGTGACTGCTACCCCCGAGGAAGTCGAAGCCAATCCACGAGCCCGTTCGGCCAAATTGCGCGCGATTACCAAAACCTAA
- a CDS encoding UDP-N-acetylmuramoylalanyl-D-glutamate--2,6-diaminopimelate ligase (PFAM: Mur ligase family, catalytic domain; Mur ligase family, glutamate ligase domain; Mur ligase middle domain~TIGRFAM: UDP-N-acetylmuramyl-tripeptide synthetase~COGs: COG0769 UDP-N-acetylmuramyl tripeptide synthase~HAMAP:UDP-N-acetylmuramoylalanyl-D-glutamate-2,6-di aminopimelateligase~InterPro IPR005761:IPR000713:IPR013221:IPR004101~KEGG: tmr:Tmar_0865 UDP-N-acetylmuramoylalanyl-D-glutamate--2,6- diaminopimelate ligase~PFAM: Mur ligase, central; Mur ligase, N-terminal; Mur ligase, C-terminal~PRIAM:UDP-N-acetylmuramoyl-L-alanyl-D-glutamate--2, 6-diaminopimelateligase~SPTR: UDP-N-acetylmuramoylalanyl-D-glutamate--2, 6-diaminopimelate ligase;~TIGRFAM:UDP-N-acetylmuramoylalanyl-D-glutamate-2,6- diaminopimelateligase) yields the protein MTINEFANILSHAQVVGDGSVTVGGIQYDSRRVEKGDLFCAIPGFHTDGHLYCQEAYQRGAVAFLVERADTVPKGAPALIVPEARPAMAIVADAFYGHPSGRLWMVGVTGTNGKTTTTHLIRAVLEGSDIPCGLTGTLHTLIGQETFKVVRTTPEAPDLQRILRHMADRGMRAAVMEVSSHALVLSRVDAVEYDVGVFTNLTQDHLDFHHDIESYFRAKALLFERLGTGRPKGPRAAVINRDDPYSERLMGMTGVPVLTYGIQQPSDIRATQVNITSRGVQFVAEFPEGVSQPVEFGMPGRFNVLNALAAMAVGYVYGLTPSEMAESLARYPGVPGRFERIDEGQPFTVIVDYAHTPDGLENALKTAREFSLGKIGVVFGAGGDRDRGKRPLMGEVAGRLADWTVLTADNPRSEDPLDIIHQIAEGVNRVGGQWQQELDRERAIRLALNQAQPGDVVLIVGKGHETYQIYRDATIHFDDREVARQILRELNKG from the coding sequence ATGACGATCAATGAGTTCGCGAATATATTATCCCATGCACAAGTCGTCGGCGACGGTTCGGTGACCGTCGGCGGGATTCAATATGATTCCCGGCGGGTCGAGAAAGGCGATTTATTTTGTGCCATTCCCGGGTTTCACACAGATGGCCATCTTTATTGCCAGGAGGCGTATCAACGGGGAGCGGTGGCCTTTTTGGTGGAACGGGCGGACACGGTGCCGAAGGGCGCACCGGCTCTGATCGTGCCGGAAGCCCGCCCGGCCATGGCCATTGTGGCGGATGCCTTTTACGGGCATCCGTCGGGCCGCCTGTGGATGGTCGGGGTGACGGGCACCAACGGAAAAACCACGACCACCCATCTGATTCGGGCGGTGTTGGAAGGCAGCGATATCCCCTGCGGGTTAACGGGCACCCTCCATACGCTTATTGGGCAGGAGACGTTCAAGGTCGTGCGAACCACGCCGGAAGCGCCCGATCTCCAGCGAATTCTCCGCCATATGGCCGATCGGGGAATGCGGGCGGCCGTCATGGAAGTATCGTCCCATGCCTTAGTCCTGTCGCGGGTGGATGCGGTGGAATACGATGTCGGAGTCTTTACCAATTTGACTCAGGATCATCTCGACTTCCACCACGACATTGAGAGCTATTTCCGGGCGAAGGCCCTATTGTTTGAGCGCCTGGGGACGGGGCGGCCGAAAGGTCCGCGAGCCGCGGTCATTAACCGTGACGACCCGTATTCGGAACGTTTAATGGGGATGACCGGGGTGCCGGTTTTGACCTATGGCATTCAGCAACCGTCGGACATTCGGGCGACACAAGTCAATATTACCAGTCGTGGGGTGCAGTTCGTCGCGGAATTCCCCGAAGGGGTGTCGCAACCGGTGGAATTCGGAATGCCGGGGCGGTTTAATGTGCTTAATGCCCTGGCCGCCATGGCCGTGGGGTATGTCTACGGGTTGACCCCATCCGAGATGGCCGAATCTTTGGCCCGGTATCCCGGGGTGCCTGGCCGCTTTGAGCGGATTGACGAGGGGCAGCCTTTTACCGTGATTGTCGACTATGCGCATACCCCGGACGGCTTGGAGAACGCGCTCAAAACGGCACGGGAATTTTCCTTAGGGAAAATTGGGGTCGTCTTCGGCGCCGGTGGCGACCGAGACCGCGGCAAGCGGCCCTTAATGGGCGAGGTGGCCGGTCGGTTGGCCGATTGGACCGTGTTGACGGCCGACAATCCCCGTTCGGAAGATCCGCTGGATATCATTCATCAAATCGCCGAGGGCGTGAATCGTGTGGGGGGACAATGGCAGCAAGAGCTCGATCGAGAACGGGCCATTCGCCTAGCGCTGAATCAGGCTCAACCGGGTGATGTCGTGCTCATTGTCGGCAAGGGCCACGAAACCTACCAGATTTATCGGGATGCGACCATTCACTTCGATGATCGGGAAGTGGCACGACAAATTTTAAGGGAGCTTAATAAGGGATGA
- a CDS encoding Peptidoglycan glycosyltransferase (PFAM: Penicillin binding protein transpeptidase domain; Penicillin-binding Protein dimerisation domain; PASTA domain~COGs: COG0768 Cell division protein FtsI/penicillin-binding protein 2~InterPro IPR005311:IPR001460:IPR005543~KEGG: adg:Adeg_1570 stage V sporulation protein D~PFAM: Penicillin-binding protein, transpeptidase; Penicillin-binding protein, dimerisation domain; PASTA~PRIAM: Peptidoglycan glycosyltransferase~SMART: PASTA~SPTR: Stage V sporulation protein D) — protein MNDRPPLRMKRRNFIALVGLGLFDLWIGERLVTIQTLEAAHLKALADDIHFRSVPLAPFRGNIVDREGRLLAGSHHVYSAYVIPAQARKALLTESILLSQILNLPQDRVLRRLRRHQGFVWIKRHLTETEADALRSQLSALPGIHLVTESARDYPEGSLAAGVLGFTGIDNQGLAGVELTYNKILTGTPGALEEEFDARGQSLRLAEQRVKPAIPGDTLQLSLDENIQWMAERAATHAQIQTQGKSVTILVMHPPTGGILALAQRPTFDPNHFRDYPPKTYRELAVSDAIPPGSIFKPVTLAAALASGATSPDAHFWCPGFKRVLGRRVNCWRPEGHGSESLADVVKNSCNVGFMELGLSLGVDRFYQWLGQFGLTKPTGVDLPGEAQGIIPRKSRVTALDLAIMAFGQTLTVTPIALLTAINAIANGGEWKKPHVGRAILAPDGRTLKRFDDLPGRPVISGDVARLVQSMMTRVVSEGTGKLAQVPGYRVAGKTGTAQKVINGRVEKGIYIASFVGFAPVPNPQAAILVSVDEPVGPFYGGQVAAPVFGRLMRDILRYWKIPPTEPIRPPKPGQPAMVPDLVDLSPEQAIQDAEQFGFPVQFIGQGDVVVQQSIQYGGWRPAGTRLTLTLGRSPRIYLEWVTVPNFVGLSVSQAQHLAFDLSMNVVTTDSRSAGRVVRQTVPPGTQVKSGTTVGLWIG, from the coding sequence ATGAATGATCGACCGCCACTTCGGATGAAACGGCGGAACTTTATCGCATTAGTCGGGTTGGGACTGTTTGATTTGTGGATTGGAGAGCGGCTGGTGACCATTCAGACCTTGGAGGCGGCCCATCTAAAAGCGTTGGCGGATGACATCCATTTTCGGTCGGTACCGCTGGCACCATTTCGGGGGAACATCGTGGACCGGGAGGGTCGCCTGTTGGCGGGCAGTCACCACGTCTATTCGGCATACGTCATTCCGGCGCAAGCCCGGAAGGCTCTCCTGACGGAATCGATTCTCTTGTCCCAAATCTTAAACCTGCCGCAGGATCGGGTTTTGCGACGGTTGCGTCGCCATCAAGGGTTTGTGTGGATCAAGCGTCATTTAACCGAAACCGAAGCCGATGCGTTACGCTCCCAGTTATCCGCTTTGCCGGGCATTCATTTGGTGACCGAGTCGGCGCGGGACTATCCTGAAGGCTCCCTGGCCGCGGGGGTATTAGGCTTTACCGGCATTGACAATCAAGGGTTGGCCGGGGTGGAACTCACCTACAACAAGATATTGACGGGGACGCCGGGCGCCTTAGAAGAAGAATTTGACGCGCGGGGGCAGAGTTTACGTTTAGCCGAACAGCGGGTCAAACCGGCTATCCCGGGCGATACGCTTCAGCTTTCGTTGGACGAGAATATTCAATGGATGGCGGAGAGAGCCGCTACCCACGCTCAAATTCAAACCCAAGGGAAGTCCGTGACCATTTTAGTGATGCATCCCCCCACGGGAGGCATCTTGGCGTTGGCCCAAAGGCCTACGTTTGACCCTAACCACTTTCGCGATTATCCGCCCAAAACCTATCGGGAACTGGCCGTGAGCGACGCTATTCCACCCGGATCGATTTTTAAGCCGGTGACCTTGGCGGCGGCTTTGGCCAGCGGGGCCACCAGTCCCGACGCGCACTTCTGGTGTCCCGGATTTAAACGGGTACTGGGCCGCCGGGTCAACTGCTGGCGCCCGGAAGGGCATGGGTCGGAAAGTTTGGCGGACGTCGTCAAAAACTCGTGCAACGTAGGATTTATGGAGTTAGGGTTGTCGCTCGGGGTGGACCGTTTTTACCAATGGTTGGGCCAGTTCGGGCTGACGAAACCGACCGGGGTGGACCTGCCGGGGGAAGCTCAGGGGATTATTCCCCGAAAGAGTCGGGTAACCGCTTTGGACTTGGCGATTATGGCCTTCGGTCAGACGCTTACGGTGACCCCGATTGCGCTGCTAACCGCCATCAATGCGATTGCCAATGGTGGCGAATGGAAGAAACCGCATGTCGGACGTGCCATCTTGGCGCCGGATGGCCGTACGTTAAAGCGGTTTGATGATCTGCCCGGCCGCCCGGTGATATCCGGCGACGTGGCGCGTTTGGTGCAATCGATGATGACCCGGGTCGTCAGCGAAGGCACGGGAAAATTGGCGCAAGTGCCGGGCTATCGGGTTGCCGGCAAAACCGGTACCGCCCAAAAAGTGATTAACGGTCGGGTTGAGAAAGGCATTTATATTGCGTCGTTCGTTGGATTTGCCCCGGTCCCGAATCCCCAAGCCGCCATTTTAGTTTCGGTGGATGAACCGGTCGGCCCCTTTTATGGCGGGCAAGTGGCCGCCCCGGTATTTGGCCGGCTGATGCGAGATATTCTTCGCTATTGGAAAATACCGCCCACCGAACCGATTCGTCCGCCCAAGCCGGGACAACCGGCCATGGTGCCGGATTTGGTCGATTTGTCACCCGAACAAGCGATTCAAGATGCCGAGCAGTTTGGTTTTCCGGTACAATTTATAGGTCAGGGCGATGTGGTGGTGCAGCAGTCGATTCAATACGGCGGCTGGCGCCCGGCCGGTACGCGGTTAACCTTAACCTTGGGGCGATCGCCTCGCATCTACCTGGAATGGGTCACGGTCCCCAATTTTGTGGGGTTATCCGTATCCCAGGCCCAACATTTGGCGTTTGACTTATCGATGAATGTGGTCACCACCGATTCCCGGTCGGCCGGCCGGGTCGTGCGGCAAACGGTGCCGCCGGGAACGCAAGTGAAATCGGGGACTACAGTGGGGCTATGGATTGGCTAA